The segment aggctagcactctgccacttgacccacagcgccgcttctggccgttttctgtatatgtggtgctggggaatcgaacctagggcctcgtgtatccgaggcaggcactcttgccactaggctatatccccagcccctcctcatttTCTTAAACTGCCagataattgttcaaaggagttagaGCATGGGAATCCAACTCTTTGTATGTCATTTTTAAAGTCACTTTGTGAATATATGCACATGACCCtatgtatgttttcatatatgttttatattttaggcCTAACTTCCACTTATGAGAGAAGGCACTCTGCTTGATTAAGCTCCAGCTACTGACCACAGGGTGCCACCGTGAGTAGCTCAAGACACGGAAGCATAATTACTAGCTTGTGGGGAAGCTGTCAGAGCTGTGCTGGGGTCGTGGAGCAATAAGGAAAAAGGAGCACTTTGCAACACTGTGGTTGGGAGACAGGAAGCCATCATGAGAGCAGTTACAAAAACAGTGAAATCCCACACACTAATTAGCAAAATGAAGTGTGAAGATTGTGAATTTATAAATCAGCAGAATTTATGAATCATACTCCATTCATAACACTCGAGTAGAATGATTGCGAATGAGTAGATGATTGCACATCCCGCAAAGGACTACTGAATACAATTCCTGAGCATCAAATGCTGGTAAGTGAGGATGCAGAAATGAGCGAGGCTGTAGACTGGCAAGTGGCTGCAATGGCAGCTTGAAAACACCCAGAATAGCAGAAAGAACCagctaggctctggtggctcacgcctgtaaccctagctacttaggaggctgagatctaagggtcatggttcaaagccaggcctgacaggaaagtcaaccagactcacctccaattaactgccaaaaaaaaaaaaatgccagaaggggagctgtggctcaagtgctagccttgagcaacaaaactcagggacaacacccaggccccgatttcaagcTCCGTGACccacacaagaaaaacaaattacGAGTCTCTTAGTCAGAAGAAAGGTAATAAACATTCctatattttctcccacttacctatGGGAGTAGGCTCTTATTGATGGTATCAGTCAGGAATTTAAAGAGACTTCAAAATACTGTTGTTAAAAACACTTTTCCCCCCAACAATTGCCAATATATTGTTATGTCAAACAtggagttattttaaaataaatatcctaTAGAAGTAAACTCAATTTTCTTGCTGAAAgtttaggaaataaaattattgtGTTAGCACCTTTGCATAGGGCTTGCCTAGAATTTGGAGCTGGAAGTAGTTTAAGCAGTAGCTTGTAAGTGGAATTATCAAGTGAAGAATAGGCACATTTAAATTTGTAATTGCTTCTGCAAAATTGCTTTCCAGAAGCAGGCTGAGCTGATTTGCACATTTAGTCCTATGGTGAAGAAATGCTTCCTTGCACCGTTGCCTACTGTCTTAATTTGTGCCTTCCTGGTAGGTGGAGACTAAAGCTCATTCattattttgatttacattttattattagtaTCATTAATTATACCTAATTATATTTACTGGAAATTTATATATCCTATCTGGCAAACTACTTCTTCTTCTATCTATTGCCCACTTTTGTCCTGTAAGGTTATTTAGTTTTCCCTACCAATCAGTAGAAAcgatcaaaaaaaaaattaggatctAAATTGTTTGTTAGATATGTTGCAACTATTTTCCCCTGAGAagattgcctttttattttctttcatggttttttgttttcgtCTTTTCTCCAAAATTCTATAATTTGATGGCAGTCAATGTTTTcgtggactctgtgtgtgtgtgtgtgtgtgtgtgtgtgtgtgtgtgtgtgtgagagagagagagagagagagagagagagagagagagagagagagagagagagagagatgtggacCCCATTGCACAaaagcttggagttcatttggctcTTTGTCCAGGAATTTCAAACTTCAGGGCTTTCACTTACAAGTATTCCTCAGGTGTTACACTATGTTctgttgggttttcttttttaattgttttagctTTGTTGAGGTTGTCACATGTAATTGCACAATTTGATCGATAGctacaataaaatagaaatgtgTCTGTACGGTTCTGTTCTTTTGTCAAATTCTCTTGTTTTGTTTCGAGGCAGGGTGGACTTGAACTTCGGGCACTCCAAGCTGGACCTCCTAAGAGCTGAGTTCTCGGGTGTGCGCCGAGCCCGGCTATTAAAAGTTTCCTAATGCTTCTTTAGTTTATTTCTGCCATATTGTGGAGCCGCTTTGGGGTTATGTTTGAGAACTTGACAATCTGCTCTCCATGTCCCCACGAAGCAGATAGAAGGTGTTAAAGAAGAGGTGACGGGTGAACCCACAGGAAGCACGGTCTCGGGTTAGACCGCGGGCTTGTCGGCTTGGAAGAGGAGAAACGCGGGTCTTTGAGCTTCTCTAACCTCATCATCCCATCCATACTGGGCAAAGGCTTCGCTGAGTCTGCCCCAGGACTCCGGCTGACCTTCCCTCCAGCCTGCCGGAGCATAAGTGGACTCCGTGGCCCTGGAACACGCCATGTGTTCCTGTCAGCAGTGCAGAGTTCCATGTTGGTCAGTGCCTTCCTTACCAGTAGCATCTCCAGAGCAGACCGCCAGCCCTGGTTCTAGGTAGCCCTTGACAGCAAGCAAACCATGGGTTTGGTCCTCTCTGGATGCCCAAGTGAATTTTGTGAGCACCCCAGAAAAGAGCTTGGATTTTGAATGGTAGTAATAGATTCTAGGTCTTGTTCTGTATTTATTTGATTCTGtgtagctggtgtgtgtgtgtgtgtgtgtgtgtgtgtgtgtgtgtgtgtgtgtgtgtgtgtgtgcgcgcgtgtgtgcgtgtgtgtgtgcatgtgcgtgtgtgtgtgtgtgtgtgtgtgtgtgtggtcatatAACCTTTCTTGCTTCACGGTCCCCTCTGTTTTATTGGTTTTGATTGTCGTTCTGGTTCTGTGAATAAGGAGTAATCGACTGGGCGCCTATAAACAGATTTTGAGATTCCTCTGGTAGTGAATGATCAAGCTCTCTTCCACTCGGTTTCCTTTGATGGCTATCAACATTTTGAGGGGAGTGTTACAGTTTATCAACTAAGCTGcagcaataaatacataaactctACCAATAGACTTACATTGTGCATCCATTTTCAACAATACagaaaacagcaataaaaacTGAGTTATAAAGAAAACACCAATATTTCTTATTCAAAATCACTAATATTAAGTTGGACAACCAAAGTAGCACACGAAGAATGGCCTGTAAATGTTAATGTGGTAATTAGCATGTGGGTATGAGTAAATTAGTAATGCTAATTaccaaagtttaaaaaatgttgatgaTAGCATCTTAGCACTTGAAATTGAGAACCCGGACTGAGAGATATAAGAAATGTTTCCCTGTGCGACCTTACTAGAATTGAAGTTAGCCACATTTGATGTACAACAGTGACGTTGTTCCACATGATAATATTAACAGGAAGGATCAGGCAACTGCATTGTGTTAGCATAGCAAAGCTTGTACCTAGCATCAACAGTAAATAGTCTCCAAGTCTTCAGTATAGATGAGCATCATGCAATCTGAATATCCATCTCCACCATTCTTAGATAAAAGTCCTGGGCCATTTCGCCAGGTCTCTATACCATTCGATGATCAAACCAACTTTCCTTTTGACCACCAGCCCTTGAGCATGTCCTCCAAGGTGGCCACGTGTTGGACGTGTGGTCATCTGTGTGTATGCTGGGAACTGATGGGACTTTTATGAGGTGATCAGATCACTCTATGCAATGCCCGATGAAGGGATCAACATAGCTTTTGTGGAATCCAAGTTAGGTCCTGCGACCGTGTTACTATAAGGAGCTGGCTTCTCCCACTCCGGCTTCTCACCAGGAGCTTGCTTTCGACAGTTCCTCttgtttgattgatttattttccaTCCACCATGAGGCTTTTTACCAGAGGCTGAATCAACAGGGTTCACCTGCTCTTGGACTTCCAGCCACAAGACTGTGAGCTAAGCGAGCCCCTTTTACGGGTAAAGTATCGAGCCTATTTCTATTTCCTCTACTTTAATTCCATTCGTTCATGCTGCAGTCTAAGCTAGGGAATTTACAACGGACGCTGGCGCTGGGTGTTTGGAGCCCAGTGGgcgctctacctctttagccGTGCATCCGGTCtagtttttgctgattaattggagataagagtctttctcaTTCGTCTGCCTTCCTcgtttgaacctcaattctcagatctcagcctcctgagtagctaaaaatataggtgTAAAAATAAAGGTGCCCAGCATCCTTTTCATTCCTtagcctttctttcctttttcttctttgtgtgtgtgtgcgtgtgcgtgtgtgtgtgtgtgtgtatgtcagtcatggggccaggcactgtccctgagcttttttgcccaagctagcattctaacttttgagccacagctccacttctagctttttgggtgtttagttggggataagagtctcatggactttcccgcctgggctgccttcgaaccacgctcctcagagctcagcctcccgagtggctaggatgacaagcgtgagccaccagttcccggcTCTTTGGCCTTTCAACCAAAGTATATCAAGTCCTTATCTTCAGTTCTCTTTGTGATCCCTAGCATGGGCTCTGTTTTCTAGACAGGATCCCACTGAAATAAGACGAAAGAGATTTAGAAGCCGGATGCCAGGGCGTTTCAGATGCTGTTATTTTTTGGGTGAGCATACCATGAAAGGAGATATGTCAACAGACACACAGTAGAGGGGACTATCAATGGAGCCAAAGGAATTCAGTGACCCTAAGCTTGAGTTTGAACAGAGGTGTGTAAGCAATAGGATTAGGGTCTCCGCAAGATGTTCCTCGTAGgccacaaagaaaacagaaagatagcAAGCATGAAAGACTGAGCAAGGAGACCGGGTGCCTGAGCCTGACTCCCACTGGCATCTTAGTCATGAAGCTGCCGCGCGTGCCCATTCCTAACTCCACAGTGACCTCCCAAGAAAGCTGAATGTGGGGGAAGTCCCTCCATTGTCCCTTTGAGAGAAGCCAAAGGTTTGTCATCAGCTCTGCTTGTGTGTGGCGGATTCGGGCTTCGCTCAGCATTCGTGTCAGAGAGCCCAGACAAGTCATACTTGTGCTGACTTTGAGATTGCTTCACCCAAGCTTGCTGAGACCTTCTGGAAGGAGAAACTGGATTGCTTCCATGCTTTGTCACACCCCATGGAGAAGCTGGTGCCGCCCTTCTTGCCCATCCAGATAAATGCCCGGCCATCAGAACGCACTGCTACTCATAGAAGCTGCTGGAGCTGAGATCAGGTGTCTTCGACTTCCTTGTCAGGTATAGCCCAGAGCTGACTTTGGAGCCTTCTGTTCTTTGAGGCTCAGTGAAAGGAacagggccaggcctggggtgGTTGTGGCTCTTGGCCTGTGCGGGACTTGACGCCTCTCATTGAGGAGTTGCTGGGATTCAGAGCTGCGTGGCTTAGAACCTTCCCTTACCCCTAGGGCAGAAACAGACGTCCATGATTTTCCCTCAAATGTCATGCTTGGCCTTGGAACTTACAGAGGGATGATGTTGGTAGAGGAAAATTTTAGGGAGATAATTTCCTCCCTTAGATTGCCTTGAAGTTTTATCCCAAGAGGTAACTCAAACTTTCTGGTCCTCCCATTAGGCCGAGAAGCCAAGCCTCTCATCTAGAATGAGCGCTTGAGGGACCAGGGTCCCGGGAAGGGCTCGGACATGTCTCCCGAGGCTCATCTCTCTCCTTGTTGCCTCCCCAGGTGCTGAGGCGACCTCACTATGAGTGAGGGACACGGTAATACAGAGATGGGGTGTGGGAAGTCTGAGCTACCTGTACTCTGCTTACAGCCACGTCCTCGGGACGCCTCGGCCTTCTCTGTCCTCCTCTGTGAATGACCCTTAGCCTCTGATGCTGTTCGTCTGcgagtgggccttgaacttgcagagCGTGAGGACCACTGCGCATGCACGGTGGCCCTAGCATTAAGCTAAATCCAGCTCCTAAGAGGGCAGTTGGGCCTCGGCACAGATACGCCGTGGGAGTGTTTATTACATCTGCCCGGGTGGTTTGCCCTCCTACGGTAGTTACCATCCTCGGGAGCCCTTGATCTCCTCGTGAGATTCCACGGCTTTCCCGGAGAGAAAGCTTGGGTTTGTGAGTCACAAGAGGGCTGCCCCTTTGGGGGGGTCCCTGCTCTTCCTTTCTGAGGGGTCTGGATTGGGTGGTCTTTCTCCTAGTGTCTAGGAAAGTCATCTTGGTCCTCAGGCATCCGTGTTGTTTATTTCCATTTCAACAGCGTCCTCACATAATCCTCAGAGCGTGAATGTCTCAGATTTAGACCAGCAGGTATGGGTCCTCCGGGGTGAGAGCCTGGTCACAGTTCCCCGGAGTAAACACGTGAAATCAGGTGAGTGGACCTCACGCGAATGCCTGGCCCCTTTGCACACCGGCGTGGCCTGTTGTTACAGCGTAAGCGCCGATGGCCTGTGGTTCAGTGGAGTGACTGTAGTAAGCGGTGATGTACGTTTCAAAATGACTAGGAATGAGACATGTGGATGTTTCCCTCACAAATAAGCAGGACATGTATGACGGAGTGGATGTTCTAACTACCCGGAGGTGATTAATATCACATAGCGTGTACCCATGCCTCCAGTGATCTCATTGTAACCCATCAATAAGTACAATGATCACATTGTCCAAACAGCGGCGACTACCTGGAAGGGGGAATAGTCAcccttttgggatttttttttgttttgtttttggtcattcgtggtgctttaactctgggcctgggtgctgttcctgagctcttcagctcaaggctagtgctctaccacttgagccacagcaccatttctaaaagtaaatttttttggtcagtcctagggcttgaactcagggcctggacgccatctctgagcttctttttgctcaaggccagcacttttgccaattgagccacagcgccacttctggctttttctgtgtatgtggtactgaggaattgaacccagggcttcatgcatgctaggccagcactctaccgctaagccacgttcccagtcccTCTATTCACCCTTTTCACAAAGAGAAATTAGTGATCAATTTTTCTCAGATGAGACTAAAGAAATCAGATACGGTGGAGGAGTATTCTTGGGAATCACGGCGATGGCTGCTGATATTTTCTGTGGAAGAGGAATAACACGTTCTACGTGGCCTCGGGGTTGCAGAAAGCCAATTTCAATATCACATTAGGCAGAACATGCGAATAGCCACACCTCCCCAAAGATCAGAGCAGCAGCTTGAGGTAGGAGCTTCTCAGTCTCCAGGTGTTGACGCATAGGTGAGAAAATCTCAGGCGCAAGGTGGATGTGCATCTGTGAACTCTGGGCTCCTCTTAGCAAGGCAGTGGTTGTTATatgagatggatgggtggatggctggttGGATGTGGTAGTTGGCCATCTGATGGGTCTCACTTAGAAGCCAATACTGCCCGGCTAAGTCAGGTAGAATTAACAGGactattcagtttttttttctgattcagcAGGGAAATGACACCCTCTTCTCTTATCTTTACAGTCACCGTTACTGTTATCCCATGCAAATATCCAGAGgcccttgagaaaaacaaagggaCTCCCATTTATTTGGGAATTGAGCATCCAGCGAAGTGCCTGTGCTGTGAGATGGTTGGAGGTCAGCCCACACTGAAGCTAAAGGTCAGTTcctcagacagaaagaaaaatcccatTGAAAAAGCCACTTGAAACTTCATTTGGTAGGAGATCTCATTTTAGAACGGAAAGAGAAATATTCTTATTTTCCTCATCATAGTTATTAGTGATTTCCTCTAGTGCCACGCGCGTGGAATAGACATTGGTTTCTCCTCTCTCACTAGGCGAGGACTTCTGCCTCCCTCTCATTTCGTGTCTCTCATTCTCTGGATTGTTTCTCCAAGTGTGTTCCCTTCCCAGCCATGCTTGATCTCACCTTTTGGGATTCCTATTCAAAAGTCATCAGAAGTCTGGGGTGGCACCTGGTGTTTCATGCCATCTCACCTAGGTCTACCCCTTCTGTCACGTCACACTCTCTACTTGTTTCTTTGTGCTATGCTGTCGGAGAATTTCCTGGCACCACCTCCCAGTTCACCACTACATTTCAGCCTTAGCTGCTAAACGATCATTCTATAGCATGTTCTGAAATATCACTCTTTATAATTCCAATTCTGGAGCCCTCTTTGTCTATATAGGTTTGTATATGCATAAACATAGATATCTGTCTATATATCATATGTCTATATGGTTAAACATATaaagcatatacacacatatatataaaaatacatatgtaaatatatatttgttccataaagtttatttttttattggccagtcctgggccttggactgagggcctgagcactgtccctggcttcttcccgctcaaggctagcactctgccacttgagccacagcgccacctctggccgttttctgtatatgtggtgctggggaatagaacccagggcctcatgtatacaaggcaagcactcttgccactaggccatatccccagccccatataaagtttattttgattcatttaatTCAACTAGATCCAA is part of the Perognathus longimembris pacificus isolate PPM17 chromosome 8, ASM2315922v1, whole genome shotgun sequence genome and harbors:
- the LOC125356808 gene encoding interleukin-36 gamma-like, coding for MSEGHASSHNPQSVNVSDLDQQVWVLRGESLVTVPRSKHVKSVTVTVIPCKYPEALEKNKGTPIYLGIEHPAKCLCCEMVGGQPTLKLKEGKVFDLYKRPEPVKPYLFFRTVVGRTSTFESVAFPGWFIAASKTEQPIFLTSAPGKQHNIHFSLDTKA